The Oryzias latipes chromosome 8, ASM223467v1 genomic interval TTCTGCCGCTGCAAGGACAAATTGGATAAACCTTTCTCATCCAGAGCGGAAGCTTGAATATGAATTTTCCCAGCATGTTGAACAGCCTGACCCGATGCAGTTGAAATGGCTGTTGGAAAGATGCTAGTGATTAGAATTTGACAGCTTTTGCACTGTTTTGACTGCAGCTGCTGATGCTGTCAACCACATGTCAACACTGATCAAGGGAGTGCAAAATTTGATTAGTGCCAGTCGTGCCGTTTTACTCCTGTAAATAATATTTTGGCTTATCGAGTGTTTCAATcttgttgtatttatttctttagctCCAGAGGCACTAAATTTGAAGTGTGTATTGATAAGTCAATCAACCCTTTTAAAGAGGAAGTTCATGTCTGTGGTTAAATTTTTCTACCCTCTTTTGCCAATTTTAGCTGTGTTTTGACAGAATGCGTATTGGTTGGTTTCTATGCAAAATAAAACTCAGATTTGTGTCTGCAAGTGTGAGAAAACGGAGCATTTTTGGGAGGAACATAAAGGAGCTTTATTTGagcgtagaaaaaaaaaagacacaaccgTCGACAGTAATAATTTACCGTACTTTTAAATGAGAgcaaaaacaatttgtacatgAAGATATTTCATTGAGAAAACATGGAAGtaaatgaatgcaaaaaaaataatttagttttttttttcttcataaaattaaacaattccattaaataaatacaaaatagaaatgagaaGAAGAGTTATGTGAAGGCGTAAAAGGGTACATGCTCTTCTTTTCTGCTCTTCGAAGGCCACCTGCATGTTACACTGATCGTAGATTTCTATCACATCTATTAAGGTTGCATTGAATTTGCCTCTTCACGTCTAACACAATCCTTTCTGCAATATTGAAACTCTGTGGTTTCATAGCTTGCTGGACTTTCAAAGCTTATTGagtgtaaactttatttttttttgggaacaAAAACTTTATAAACTTCACAATATGCCAGGGAGCATTTCTTCATGTTTATTAGTATTTCTGTGGTTTCTGATCAAATTAAAGAAAGTCCACTTAAGCTCCTCGCATATAAAAGCTTTATTATctgtaaagattaaaaaaagtcgTCTGCAGTTTAgtaaacagaaaatgttcatgtgttATTCCTGTTTTTATACGATTCAAAAAGTCGGCGTAAAAGACAACATGTTTGGTGGCACTTAACCAAAATCACCCAGAGAAAGGTTTGTCTTTAATTTGGCACAGCAGAATCGTTTAACATTTACCGGTAAGCATTTTATCCAGCTAAGTGCTTACACTCATTCTACATTGTTGCTATTTCGATGTTAACCACAAGAGGTCACGGTTACGCTTTGAAAAGGCTGTCAAGTTGcccagaaagaaaagaaaaacacttaaatGAACCCATAAATAGATGTCATTTTCCTCAGGATTAAAAACAGACCTTCACATTAGGAGGGCATGTGGAGCTGcgttgaaacattttttcaggTAACAAGTGCTGAAGCATTACCGTCATCTTTGACActgtcaaaaaaagtttttcaggtACACTTTCACAAGATAATGAACTAGGTTTACATTAGAAGCACAATGGAGGCCGTTTGCAGctgaaatccattttaaatgctCTTGTCAAAATATACCAAATACCATTTCAATACTTGCAGGGAACCAATGTTgtgagaatctttttttttccttgaaaagTTGAAACAAAACAGGCTGATTACATAATCACACCACTCCATGGATAGTACAAGActtaaatatagaaaaatatgtcatatacatttatatatatatatatatatatttcatataCTGTGTATGCATACTGTATAAAACTATCAGAAATAGTAACAAAAACCAGGTGAAaattaaaaggggaaaaaaaataggagTAAAAACACAGCAATGCCCCCCTGCTaacgagaaaaaacaaaatcacagcaGGTTGTACAGCAGCAAAGTTCCCCAAACTGTTCTTTACAGCAGAGGAACAATGAAAGAACAGTCATGTCCTCCTAACCAAGAGAAGATCCCGACATGAACAATCTCTGTTTACTTCGCTCCAAATTGGGAATGGATCGTTTGGAAGAACAGCTTGATTTCAAGTTTGTATCACACTTAAATATTACAAGTCAGTTACTgcgattgtttgtttttttgttttgttttttgtgacacCTCGTTTTCTAGAGATAAGTGTCAGGAGTTCTCTTGTAGAAGAGTGAGTCAAAAGCAAGCGGGTGGTGAATTCCCAACCCCGGCGACAGCGGCGCTTCCCGTGACCCGGCAGACGGAATGATCTCTGTTTGGACGGAGTTGAGCAACAGAAAAAGGGAAGCCAAGGGAGAAGCGTCgtcatttttaaatctgtaatATACAGGAAGTACGTTGAACCGGAACACGCTCAAAAAGACTGCTCTTCGTATCACCACATCCAATATGGATGACCCGCCACACCTCTCCAAGTAAGTGCTGCAACATACGTGTCAGTTGACCATCCAGAATTACATTCAACTCGACCTACAGTTAAGGGTCAGACCACAACTTATCATCAGAATCAACCACCTCCATATGACTTTATACTGTAACTTTACAGTTCTAAGTGCTACTAACCACAAACTCCAAAAAGATTTGGGAGGAGCTGCAGAGCCACTCTCCTGTTTTACATGGACCCCCCTTGCAATTATGTTCAAAAGCATTAAATGCAACAGTTGATGAACTGATTTCCAGCTAACGCTGTTCATTCTGCAGGTTCAAAGAAAATGAGGCGCAAAATCCCAAAATTGAGAAGTGAAATCCTTTGAAGCTTTTCACACTCAGTGGTTCATTTGGATTAGATTAGAGCATCAGCAGCATAGAGCTCTGTCATTCTGAGGCTTTCCTAAAGACTAAAACCATTTGCCAAGaactttttctttccaaatgCAGCATCGGAGGCACCAACGCGAGTCGATAAGGCAACAAATCCAGCTGAACCACACTGTTCTGGCCTCTGTGACAAACAGATGCCTCGAAACTAGACATTAAACTGTATTAAGATGCACTTAAAGTGTAGACAAATTGCAGATCTATTCAAGACAGCATCTTATAAGGCTTAATTCATACATAAATGTAATTTGGTGAGTTCTTGATTACACATTCTGCTTTGGGGTCTAGGTTCTGGGCCAGGCGCTGCCCCGTAAGGCTTGTTGGACCCTTCACACTGAAGTAAAAGTCACGGAGATTGGGTCAGCGAGGCTCCATATCCTGCCAGTGCCGGGGAATTGAAGGGGCGTGATAATGCACAGATCTTATTTGAGAAGGTGAACTGTTTGCAGCATAATGTCAGACAAAGCTCCACCCACCACCCCAAGTTTGGGGAAACTACCAGGCCTCTTCTCAGAACTAGCTGAGTGGGTTCAAGTCAGAACCCAGAAGATCCAGGCAGAGGCAGCAGGAGCCCGATCTTGTGACTAGGACGGAGCGTAGAATGGGGTTGGACTGGCGTTGTTGTGGTTGGTGGACTTGACGATGGTGATGACGCTGGTGGTGGCCACCTTCCCCGGTGACATTGGCCCCCGGGTCACAGTTCTGGCGAAACACTGCAGGGCCTCGTACTTGGCCCGCAGCGCGTCCAGCTCCAGCCTCATGCTGGCATTCTCGCGGGCCAGCTTTTCCACCTCCTGCTGGAGCTCTATCTTCTGCCTCTCCAGTTCCTCCTTCTGGGTGACGCGTTTGATGCGACAGCTGGCGGCGTAGCCACGGTTCTTGAGGGTCCGCCGCCGCTGCTTCAACCGCACAACGTCCTCCTTCGTCAGCCCACGCAGATGCTGGTTGAGCTCGCGCACAGACATGGCCACCAGCTCATCGTCGCTGAGCACGGGGGCATTCTCGCCCGCCTCCTTTTTCACCTGCCAAAAGGTCAAAAGGGAAATGGATGAAAGCCAGTCGCATGTGGTGTGATCAGCCTGCCATGTGTCACTCTCACCTTTAAAGCTTTGCTCGTCTTAAAATGAGTCGTCATTCCCTGCATGCAGAAAGCTGACCAGAACCTCGCAGAAGATGCactgaaaagtaaaaagaagtTATTGAATGGAATCCTAGTATGATGTTGAGGTTTAAAAATCTGGTTGCAGTCAATAAAAGCCTTAAATGTAATGGTGATGTAACATTACTGCAGATaattttctacttttattttcaaattaagagCTGGATTAAAGAATTTACATCCATCTGGATTTTAAAACAAGAGATACTTAAACAAGCTTTGGAGCTAGTGGCTTAACTTGTGAAAAACACAATCTTCGTTTTTCTCAATCAGTGAACCCAAGCGGCCACATCGCCTCCACATATGTGACATGATACTAATGGCATGTTTCTTTTCTGGTTATTCTGGAACTTGCTGatgcattttctaaaaactgcTGCTAAATGACAGGTTCAGTTTCCattatatagatttttttttattttgctctgaTCTCACTTTGACAGTTGGCTGTTTTTAGATCAACTGGTCCAACCATTTTTGTCGAGCTAGGTAATTATACGCCTTTGGcaagaagaattttttttttacttggctGCATACggtattttaaaatacttttctgtttacttccattttttttctccaaaaaagaagTATATCTTCCAAAAATGTGTCTGATTTCTTTTTGGTGGATCCGTTTTCTTGCATCAGTTCCACAATTTGATCTAATCTTTTGATTAAAGTAAATAACATATTGGAGATCCAGGCCAAAAAGTACAAAATACAGAGATTTTTTTGGGCCTGGGACTAAAAACTTAATGAATCCCCTTTTGAAAtcctttactttaaaaaatacaccaaTTAAGGCCTTGCTGTTTTAAGTTTGATACTTGTATATCTGAAAAGTTGCAGCATCAGAATCAACATAAGTGCTGGAACTTCCATTAACGGTGGAACAGCTTGTCAAGCTCGCATCCTGTTCCCTTTGTGGATAtttgaggagtttttttttttttttttactaatgcaTTCCCTCACATCAGTGTagctgacaaaaaacaaagctcaGCCCATCTTTGATGAAGAGAAGCCTGAAAAGCACACAGAGGATAATTATCAACAACACTGAACACTTCCCAAGGCAGCGAGCAGGACACCTGCTTAACCACATGTGCACACTTTCATCCAAACAAAGGTGCTGGTGTGCGTCATGTAAAATGCACAATGAGAAGCTGGAGAAACTATTTACAGGGGTTTGAGTTTTGATGACAGCTACATGAAGGAATTTGGGGctagaataaaactttatataAAAGGATGTAAAGTAATACAAAGTTACATGTTGAGATTTTAGCTCATTCTCATCTTTCAaccaaaaataactaaaaagtgggggcttcattcattttttttttttaaatcaagcagTTTGCATTATTCTAAATTGCAAAAAAGAAGTTGATATATTTTCTAGTTGGGTGTTTGGTGATTGGGTCATATTTTGTCCAAATTAACCAACTGGAAAAAGAAGGATTTGAACAATTAGGTTTGTCTCTTTCCACAGAATCGTGGTTCACTTgtaaaaactgataaaaactACTAAATACCAACttaataaattaacaaaaataatctgaaatcaattttaaatggATGATTTGAATAGTTGTACTACTAAcaggaaaaaactgattttatgaGCCTTTTTGtacaaaacttacaaaaaagatttgattGTGTCTTTGAAtaagaaatattattttaatgcatgtttctatttaatcattttaatttggaGTACAGGTACTTTGTTTTAGTCAACCATTTTTGTTATACATTTGAAAactataataaaacattttaaattataaaaaataaaattactactATTATTAAGTGATAAAACAATCAGATGTAATCTTTGTCTCAAAGTTGATTAAAATCTATCTAAAATCTAATATAGTGTTGCATCAATTAAACCTAGCAACTGCATTTCCAAAAATGGCAGCTTTGCACAAACATTTTGGTACCTGAGGAGATGTTGTACCACTAAAGAATTTGAGTCAAATGCTTAAAAAGCATGGcagtaaaatactaaaacatCATAAATGAGCCTTCCAGAGTTGGCTGATCCCAACtgccagcagatggcagcatgGCACCATCACAATGCCCCTCCAAGGAGAGCTTTTGTTTACCCACCAGAGGGAGGAAGTTCTTGCCAGTCAAGTGCAACAGACCAAGCAAAATTACAAACAGGCAACTTCTATCTAGCTCCTTGTGTAACTGTGTTTAAATTCCTTCctgggcatttttttttaattcctctcAGCCTTCATTACAGTGAGGGACATGCCTCCCaagttgaccaaaaaaaaagtgagagtgCTGAGCTGTGATCCTTTGGGAGAGGCGAACATCCCTCCAGGGCTCAATTTGAGGACCTGCAGACCAGCCTGACTGCAACTGCACTCTTCCATGCTCCACAGCTACCATGGCAACGCCCTGCAAAATGGGCGTGGGAGCATGAGTCACATGGTCACTCAAAGAGTAAACAAGTCTCATTTATGACCGCAACATGGCCACATGCataatggaaaaaatgaaaaaataataaaatgagctGACGGCTTTAAGTCGTTACATAGAAACTGAAATTTGACTGTCTTGATCTGATGCTTCTGACTCCCGCAAAACACCAGGAGAACTGAACAGGGCCGCCCTTCCACCTGTGGAAAATTCCAGGAGATGGAGTGTCACACAAATACTTTCCTTTATCGTCAGTGAAGTATTTTCTGCAGTGAGACAATGTAGTCCGTCGGTTCAGGGCTGCCCCTCTATGCTCAGATCTTCTTACAGTGGGCTTTCCTGAGCTGCTGCATGCCCTTATTTAACTCTACTAACTGCTGGATATATTTAGCTCACAGTGTTGACTCAAAATTCTGCCAACTAAACAATTCAGGCGAGTACGCGATAAGTGATAGCTCAGTATGAGGGCAGACATTCTCTGTAGGGCTGCTTCCAGCAGCTTTGATGGAAGAAAGCTGTCCTGGTATGGCTCTCTGCTGTGTGATGTTTGTCATACTTTCAGGTTTTTGGCTATAAATAGAAGCAAAGCTAAATTAGGAGAAGGTAAACCTTGTTTCGCTGTAACATGGAAACTCCTCAGTGTCatttaaagggaaaaagaaTTATATCAAaaagtagaaaacaaaaaactgacacCAAGAGTCTCCTCTTATATTTTCTGAGATGATCAAGAAAATATGGGATGGGGCCTCCCTTCTTCATGCAGAGGGCCTCAAGCCAGATTCAAGAGGTCTGGTTGTTTCCCTGTAATTCTTCAGGCATGTGCCCATGTTTGATCCTAACCTGTGCAAGCACAAGACTTTTATGATCGAGAAATGAAAGTTTctcaaaagaaaagcagctccaTGACTGCTGTTCTGCTACAGAGTCAAGAAAACAGCTcagatcagagttttttttcttctttttttttttgacagtaagAAAAGGAGTCTGGGAAAATACCTCAAAGAAAAGCCACAGATGGCGGGTAAAGAACAAAAGCACATTCCTGAGTGAGCGCACATGTGCAAGCCCTCACACACGcatgcaaaaagagagggggagcgTGCTTTTCGAAATATGTCCTACACAgcaatggagggggggggggggggggctacacCCCCCTACTTGTAAAACACTGCTTGCAAAATTTACAAAATGTCTAGAATTCACTAGCGTCTCGCATCCTCTGCCTGCCTCAACAAATCGAGAGCGACCTGGGATTTCAGTGCGTGTTACTCAGAAGGCAAGTTCAACAGTCCAAAGCACAAAGTTTACAATTGCCGTTTCACTTGTTTAAGGTAAATATCGGATGACTTTTACAAGTGAATCGTCAGTGCAAGCTTCAGAGCAAAACGGGAGACGatatatgatttaaaaaaaataaacagtttctaTGAAAAACTTACAATCGAGAAAACATCAGAGTTATTGTAAATCCCTGACAAAGTTGTCTcaactgaaaatatttttttaaatttttttgtatttttgtaacaTGTTTACAAAACATGACAATAGATTCACCTTTTTGCCTATTCAGAGTTGGGTTGCAGCCTAAGCAGAGATGTCCAGACTTTACAAATTTCCTCAATTTTTGTTGAGGGAACCCCAAGGGATCCTCAAGCTAGCCGAGAAACAAAGTCCTCCCGCATGTCCTGGATGGGACACGCCCGTGAAACCTACCATGAGAGACAACCTGAAAGAGATGCCCGAGCCCTCATCAGCTGGCTcctcttgatgtggaggagcagcaggtctCCTCCAACCTCCTCTTAATCCATCTAAGGGAGAGCCCAGCCCCCCTGCGGAGGCAACTCATTTTGTCCGCTCGTATCTTTTCCTTTTGTCATGACCGAAAGCTTATGACCACGAGTGAAAGTAGGAATTTAGACTCGGTTCCTAATCCAGTACAACAGATCGATACAGCGACCACATTGAACAAATGCTGCACCTCtctgcctgtcaatctcacactcCATCCTTCTCTCATTTGTAACCAAGATACTCAAACTCCTCCACACGGACACCTTTACCTGCTTATCCACGGAAGACAAACCACCTTTTTGCAACTGAGAACCACAACATCCACCTTGGAGATGCTAATACTCATACTGGCAGCCTCACACTTTACTCCAAGCCGCCCCAGTCCACACTGGAGGTTGGATGAAGTAAACTGAataacatcatctgcaaaataaaaataaaaaagcagagatGAAATCATGTGGTCTTCAAACTGGACTGTCTCTGGCCCCTGACTGTTCCTAGAACCATGACTAAGGACATGTCCAACATGAAAATAGGTTCCACATAATACTGGCATTACAAACCAAACTCCTGCTTTAGTTGTACAGTGACCAGACTTCTTTGTGAGCTCCAGACCCAGATTTTCAGATCTCCTTCTACAGAACATAGCAAAGAAAAAGATTGAACACTGTCTTAAACTCCACAAAGCATGTGTGGATTGGATGGGCGAACTCAGATGAACCCTCAAGCACCCTGTGCAAAGTTCCTCTTTTTGAACAGAGGGACCATCACCGCACTCTGCCAGTCCAGACGCACTGTTCCCACCACTGTGGGTAGCTGCACAGGAATGTCACCAAATAACACATCCCAACTTCCAGACTTCCAACCTCTGCTTCCTTAAGGGAAGGTGTGTCAGTGCGATTCAGTACATCCTAAAATTTATCCTTACTCCTTTCAAGAACGTGTTCAGTTGGATTCAACAGCTCAGCTCCTTCACTGTAGACTGCGTTGGCAGATACATTTCCGTGTCAAATGTAAATCTATGACCAAAACACCAGAAAGCCGTGTGTAAAATGGGTTTTAATGTAATGAAAATCACACAATTATCTTTAAAACAGTGAATTTAAAGACCgatattttactttgattttagtGTTCATATGGGATTTTCAGCTGTTAGAATTGTTggtgtgtcggggggggggggttattttctaatcttttaacaactttttctcattttggttGATGATAAATGCGATGCTTGTATTTTAAGTCAGCTTCACATTTGGCTGCGTTTCCACCTGGGTGAAGGTTTTTGTTCTGCATTTACTTTCAGTTGCATTTCTGCCGAACATGCAAGGATCTGGTGGAGTGACTCTCCAGTTGCAGTGAGTAACTCCGGGGCCCTGCCTTCTcccaaaaataaacagcatatCAAAGAGCTGTGTGTTCATGCATCAGCGATAAATGCAAAGCTGACTTGTATTCACTACAGAGTTGCTGCTTTCTGCAATCTGAGTGTGCTTTTTTCCAagcagatggatttttttttctgccctgGCTGAAGATGTGCCACCCTCTACTCTT includes:
- the mafk gene encoding transcription factor MafK isoform X2; this encodes MQGMTTHFKTSKALKVKKEAGENAPVLSDDELVAMSVRELNQHLRGLTKEDVVRLKQRRRTLKNRGYAASCRIKRVTQKEELERQKIELQQEVEKLARENASMRLELDALRAKYEALQCFARTVTRGPMSPGKVATTSVITIVKSTNHNNASPTPFYAPS
- the mafk gene encoding transcription factor MafK isoform X1, which codes for MFLCASSARFWSAFCMQGMTTHFKTSKALKVKKEAGENAPVLSDDELVAMSVRELNQHLRGLTKEDVVRLKQRRRTLKNRGYAASCRIKRVTQKEELERQKIELQQEVEKLARENASMRLELDALRAKYEALQCFARTVTRGPMSPGKVATTSVITIVKSTNHNNASPTPFYAPS